The DNA window CTTTGTAAATGCAGGTCAAAATGATGAATTAATTATAGATGTAGAGCTTTGGGTTGAAGATGAAGAAGGCAACAAAGATTATTGCAAAACTATAATTGTAGTTCAGGATAATCAGGACATTTGTCCAGATAAAGGTTCAGCAAAAGGAAAGATTTCCGGTAACATTAAGACGGAGACCGGTGTAGAGACAAAACCTGTTGAGGTGAGCTTGTTCCACAATGGATCTATGATGAGACAGATGATGGGAAGTCCATATAGCTTCGGAGATTTGGCCATGAATACCACATACAGTGTTAAACCAGAGCGTAACGATGAACATGCAAATGGAGTAACGACACAGGATATCGTAAAGATCCAGAAACACATTCTCGGTCTGGCAGAGATTACAGATCCATATAAATTGCTAGCAGCAGATGTAAATGCAAGTAAAACGATCACTGCATCGGATATGGCAGAATTGAGGAAATTGATATTGGGAATCAACAGTGAGTTCAAGAATGTGAAGAGCTGGACGTTTGTACCTGCAGACTATGCATTCGCGGATCCAAAATCACCATGGGATGCACCAAGAAGTGCTGATCTGATGTTGGATAAGAGTAAGGTGATAGACTTTATCTCAGTAAAAATGGGAGATGTAACAGGAGATTCCAGAGCAAACGGAGCCCAGAGCAGTCAGAGCAGGACAAGCGGCAAGTTGAGTTTTGAAATCAAAGACCAGGAAGTGATCGCAGGAGAAAGTTACCGGGTGAGCTTCAAGTCATCAGACTTCAGAAATATTTCCGGATATCAGTTTACGTTGAAGTTTGACGAGAATAGTTTGATGTATGAGGGAATAGAGTCTGGTGTATTGAAGACTACAGAAGCCAACTTTGGAACAAAGAGGATATCTGAGGGAATGTTGACGACCAGCTGGAATGCCGATAAGGGAATAAGTTATGGTAAGGAGGAAGAATTGTTTGTAGTTAACTTCAGAGCGACCAGAAATGGAAAGCTGAGCAGTCTACTTACAATTAACAGCAACCTGACGAGTGCTCAGGCCTACGATGAGAAGGACAATGTACTGGAGCCTGTAATGTTTGTAAGGACAGATAAGGGTATCGTAGAGAGCGGAGTATTCGAATTGTATCAAAACGAACCGAACCCATTCAGCAAAGAGACTGTGGTGAGCTATCGATTACCGGAATCAGGTGCTGTGAAATTGACAGTATACGATGTAACAGGGAAAGTACTTCGGGTGTATGAGATGAAAGGTCAGAAAGGATTGAATCATCAGCAGATCAGTAAAGGAGACCTGAATGCCACCGGAGTATTGTATTATCAACTGGATGCCGCAGATCATACGGCTACCAGAAAGATGATTTCAGTAGAGTAATATTGACGAAATATTTTTAAATAAAAGGCCTGCAGCAATGCAGGCCTTTTTTTATTTACTTTTAATTGTTGAGCTTTCAGTTAACTTTTTAAATAAAAAAGTTAATGAATAATTTATTCCCACCTTAGTTAGATACCCGATGTTTATTTCGAGATCGGCAACTTGAAATTGAGATTTAGTGCCAACAAACCTGAACGTTCGGTATAGCGTTTGCTTTTGAATTTTTTCAGACATAGCGGTTAATTTAACTATGAGGCAGTAGCGAAAAACGCATAATTAATCCGAAATAAACTTTGCTATTCTTAAAATATAAGACAATACTAAAATTCGTTTTCCGTATGACCTTTTTTGAAATAAATATTGTCAATGAAGGAATTTAAAATATCAGATAACTAAAGATTACCACATTTAACTATTCAAGAGTGGTAGCAAAGTATGCTATTTAAATGTGTGAAAATTTTATTTTTTAGACATGTCTACAACTCCGGATTAATTACATGTAGCCAGTAAAAAAAAATTTATTTTAATTTTAGCTGTTCCTTTTTTGCCTCAACATATTCTGGATTTAATTTTATAGCTTCATCTAAATCCAATTTTGCTTTAGTCTTTTCATTCATCGCCAAAAAACATTTGGCTCTTTGATAATAAGTTGTTGGTTCACTCGGGTTGAGATTTATAGAATGTGTTAAGTATGTTATTGCCTTATCGATAGAGTCTAGACTCTGGTAGTATAAGCCCAAATTGTAATAGCTAAGTTCAAAGTCGGGAAAGGATTTAATATTAGATAGATATTGTTGAATAGCTTCTCCTTTTCTATTGAGTGTTTGTAGAGTAAAAGCTTTATTGTGCAAGGTTTCAACATCATTACTGTCTAGGCGAATTGCATTGTCATAATATCGAATGGATAATGGATTTTTAAGAATGGACATTACGTCTCCTAGTTGAATCCAAGCTTCGCGCAACTCTGGATCAATATCTGTTGCTTTTTGATAACTGTTTATAGCTCTGCCAGTGTCTCCTGATTCATAAAATATATGTCCTGCGAGATAGTATCCGTATGCATTTTGTGGATCCATTAAAAATATCTTGTCTAGAGTAGCCAAACCATTCATATACTGCTTTAGAATAAGTTGAAGTCTGGTTTTTTTTAATAGCGTTTCCAAATTTTCCGGAAAAAGTAGGATGGCAGTGTCCATAACCGACAATGCATTCTTTGAATCCAAGGCAAGAATGTAAGCATCAGAAAGGAAGTAATAGTATTCAGGATTCTTTGGATTTAATTCGATTGCTTTTTTTGCGTCAAGAATTGCTGAGTCAGCATGTTGTGATTCCAGGTACAAGTTGGCCCTCTTAATAAAAAGGCTATCAGAATTTGGATTCTGATTTATTTGTTGACTGATCCATTGAATCGAGACTTGATCATTGTTATCACCAAGTGGCTGACTTTCCTTATTTTTTTCTCTACAGCCAACTATTTCTATTATAGACGCAATGGTTAAGGTGCTTATCAGAATCTGAAATGTTATTTTTCGCATTTTTTCGAACGGTAGTTTATAGTTTTATAGGAATAATTTTTTTCTTCAACCTACTTTTTTCAGCTGCAAATCCCATGATGTGGCTTTCAATAGAATCCTCAATAGTGGAAGTTAAAAGTGATTCATTTTGTGCTGAAACAGCTGCTACCCAATCATTCATTAATCTGTAATCACCGCCACCATGTCCATGATGTTTATAAACTCCATCTTCTATCAGGGAGTTATCCCAGTCTATAGCCTTTCCAGTCCTGAAATTGGTATAGGTAAATTTGGACATATCACCCACAATGTCACCCATGCTTCCCATAACCCTGGTTCTACGTCCTCCATAGGACGTGAAAGCTTCCATGCTAAAATTTGCTGTAATATCATTGTCGAATAAAATTGAGCAAATTATATGATCAGGTTGGTCATTCTCCATTCTGTAGACACACCTTCCATAATTTGTCGTTTTTAAATATTCCAAAATGGCATTTCCCTGTTCTTCTTTTTTTATGGGTAGGTCAAATACATATGTCCATGATCTTTTATCATAATAGATTTTCTTAGCCGAATATGGGCAAGAAGATTCCACTTTACATCCATCCATGCATCTATTGGTACTACCTTCCGGAGCATTTGTTTTAGTGAACCATTTTAAGTTTCCAAAGGCTGCTATATGTTTTGATTTTTTGCCTATAAGCCATCTCATGATGTCTAAATCATGACAGGACTTTGCCAGAATAATGGGAGTGGTTTCTTTTGAATTATGCCAGTTACCTCTTACAAATGAGTGCGACATATGGATGTGTTCTATCGGTTCAAAATGCTGAATACTGATCAGTTCTCCGATAGCACCACTGTGAATAAGTTCTTTAAGTTTTATAAAGTAAGGCGCATATCTCAATACATGACATATAGCAACGATCCTTTTGGTCATTTTTACCTTATTAAGAATTGCACGACATTCTTTTTCTGACTGAGCCATGGGTTTTTCTAACAAAACATCATAACCCATTTCAAGAGCCTTCATACATGGTTCAAAGTGCAAATGGTCAGGTGTGGTAATGATAATAGCATCAGCAAATTTTGGTTTTTGGAAGACATGTTCCCAGGTAACAAATCTATTTTCTTCTTTAATTTTGTGCTTGGTCGCATATCGCTCATTTCTAATAGGAATTGGTTCTGCTACCCCAATAATTTGAATCTGATCTGGAAAATCAATGGCATAATTTCCATATGTATTCCCTCTTGCTCCGGCACCTAAGGTGATGGCAGTAATTTTTCTTTCGACTGGTTTGACCGGATACTTGTCAATAGCATCAAACCATGCGTCAACAGTATTTTTCAAATCATTAAAAGGAAATGTAATTGAACCTGCGCTGAGTCCAAAAAGCTTTAATAATACTCTCCTACTGTATTGATTTGACATACTTCTTTAGTTTTAGTAAAAGTAAAAATTATAAATACAAGAATGCATATTAAATTTTATTTTTTTGGGCTCAATCCTGATTCAACATTTTACAAAAATACATTAAAAGAAAAGCGGCATTTGGATTTATCCAAATGCCGCTTTTCTCAAGTTTACTTTTTATGATACTTTTTATGGCTTTTTAATTTTATTTGCAAAGTCGCCACCTTTAAATAAGCTGATTTTGTCGAGGTTAATGTGTTTTTTCATTGCCTGATTCAATTCCTCCACCGTTAAAGTAGAAAGTTTTTTATCTAACTCTTCATCAAATGTAAAATTGCGATTTAAAAAGTTATATCTGTTCAAGGAGTTTGCCAAACTGTTGTCCTGAGATCTATTGACCTTTCTTGATTGCAGTATTCCGGATTTAGCATCTTCAAGTTCTTTGGCAGTAAAACCTTCATTAAGCATCTTGCCAATTTCCTCTTTAAATGCTTTTTCTAATTTATCCCTGTTTTCAGGAGCATAAATCGCATAAACCGTAAAATTACCAGATTTGTCTAATGCATCCGCAGAAAACATGGAACCAACACCATAGGAAATACCTTCCTTCTGGCGTATCCTTGTTGCCAATCGACTATTCAGAAAGCCGCCTCCCAGGATGTAATTACCCATGACCATTGCCGCGTATTCCGGGTCACTATCTTTAATTTGAAGATTGCATCCGGCTAAGAAGATTGCATTTGCTTTATCTGGAGTCTCAATATTAAGTTCCGTTTTGGGAACTTCTATGTATTTGTCTTCGATTCTGGCAAATGGTTTTTTACTGTTCCATTTACCAAAATCTTTATTAACCTGAGTTTTGATGGTTGACTCATCAAAATCTCCTACCACAGCCATTGTTGAGTTATTCGCACCGTAAAAATCGGTATGAAATTTTTTCAACTCCTCCAGTTTAAGAGCCTTGATGGCTTCAATTTCTTCTTCCGGTGTCATCACATATCGTATGTCTCCTTTAGGATATGGATTAAGATGTCTGCTTAGTGCATTACTGGCCAAAGCTTGTGGATCTGATTTTTGTTCCTCCGTTCCAGCCAATTGTTCGTTTCTCAGTTCTTCAAATTCCTTCTCACTAAAAGCCGGATTTTTTAGCATATCAGCAACGATTTTCATAACAGATGGCAAGTTATCCTTGGTGGTTTGAACAGAGACATTTACTATTCCCCCTGACCCAAAAACATTAACTCTGGCTTTCAATCTGTCAAATTCATCTTTTAGCTGTTGACGATTCAAGGATTTAGTTCCACGGTCAAGCATGGATGCTGTGAATTGGCTGACTAAAGCCATATTTTTTAAACTCTTTTCATCACCCATTCGCAGAGTCAATGTAGCATTTACCATATTGCCTTTTGTAGTTTTCGGAAGGAATGCCCATTTAATTGATTTGCTTTCCTGACCCCGGTGGGTTCTACTTTCAATATTCATTGGGGAAGGATCAAACTCTTCACCTTGAGCTTTAGGAGGGTCTCCTTTATACCCATTCAGCAGAGCAGCAATGTCCGGAGCCTGAGGAATTTCTGCACGATTTGGTTTATCTTCAGGAATAAAGAGACCTACAGTACGGTTAGATGGTTTTAAATAGGTTGCAGCCACCCTTTGAACATCCTCAACTGTAACTTTTCTAATGTTATCTCTGTAAAGGAATGCGAGACGCCAATCTCCCATACCAATATATTCACTGATTGAGGTTCCTAATCTTTCAGTATTTAGAGACAAGAATTCCAAATCTTTCAATTGTTTGTTTTTAGCCCTTTCGACCTCTTCTTTCGAAATTGGGTTACTTCCTAGTTGATCCAAGGTATTCAAAAGAATATTTTTTGCTTCTTCTAAATTGCTTTCTTTTCTCACCTGTGAATTAAAGTATACAAATCCAGGTTCGTTCAAAGTAGCGCACCACCCATAAATCTGTGAGGCCTTTTTAGTTTCAACCAATGCCTTATAAAGCCTTCCGGATGGTTCGATGGTAAGTATGTCAGTAAGAATGTCCATGGCAGCAGCGTCAGGGTGCGAACCAGGAGGGATGTGGTACATACAAGATGCAACCTGAACATCTCCTACTCTCTTAAGTGTTACCAATCGTTCCCCGTCCTGGACTGGTTCTTCAGTATAGGTAGGGATTAATTCTCTTTGCGGTCTAGGAATTTTACCAAAATATTCAGTGACCAATTCAACGACTTTCTTTTCGTCTACTTTCCCCGCAACCATTAATACAGAATTGTCGGGTTGATAGTATTTTTTGTAAAAGCCCTGAAGTCTTTCGATTGGGACTTTTTCAATATCTGATCTTGAACCAATAGTAGTATTTCCATAATTATGCCATAGGAAGGCTGTGGACATGACACGTTCCATCAGTACTCCACCGGGATCATTTTCACCAGATTCAAACTCGTTTCTCACAACAGACATTTCTTTATCCAAATCCTTTTTGGCAATATAGGAATTAACCATTCGGTCGGCTTCCAGGTCAAGTGCCCATTTTAGATTTTCCTCAGTTGCAGAAAATGTTTCAAAATAATTAGTTCTGTCGTACCAGGTCGTCCCATTTGGTCTGGCTCCATGACTGGAAAGCTCATTGGGAATGTCCGGGTGATTGGGAGTACCTTTGAAAACTAAATGCTCCAGTAAGTGAGCCATCCCTGTTTCCCCGTATGCTTCATGCCTGGAGCCTACTTTATAGGTAATGTTGACAGTTATGGTTTGCTTCGAATTATCTGGAAAAACCAAAAATCGAAAGCCGTTGGGTAGGGAATATTCTGTAATTCCTTCTACTGTTGTCAATTTTGTTGCACTGGGCAAACTGGTAGTTAAACCAGAGCTATTGGAAACAGCATTTGACAAGTTCGGTTTTGATTCTGTAGGAGCCGGTTTGTTGGTGGCTGCTTCCACAACCTTTTTATTCTTTATGCTCATTCCCTTTGACTGGGAGAAGCAGTTGAAAGAAAATAGCAATAATCCAATTAAAATAACCTGTTTTCGCATATAAAATATTAAATTTAAAATTTACACTAAGATCTAAACGACAAAACTACGAATATGTTCGTAGTTGATTTAAATATTTTTTTCAAGGATTTTGTTCTCAAGGCTTATTCCAAAAAGTCCGTAATCATAATATGCAGGATCCTCGGGTCTGAGACGACTGCAAAAATCTGAGATTTCTATAACAGACTTCCAATCCAATTGCTTTCTGGTGAGCATACCCAGCCTTCGTGCAGTACGCTCAACATGAACGTCCAAAGGAATCATTAATTGTGATGGTTTGATATTATTCCAAAGTCCAAAATCTACTCCATTTTGGTCTTTCCTGACCATCCATCTCAGATACATCAACAAACGTTTACATCTTGATCCTGAAGAGGGTCTTGAGACATGCTTCCGGGTTCTGCCAGGTACTAAATCCATAGAGAAAAAGTTATGATAAAACTGTTCAAGAAGTACCTCCAATTTTAGATCCTGATGGTGAAAAGTGGGAAGGAAAGCAGATTCGAGACTTTTGTTCTTACCGTACCAATTTTGTAGAAATTCTAAAAAGTAAAAGCTATCAGCAGCATTGAAAGTACGATGAATAAATGTGCTAAACTTCTTTCTGTCAGAATCCAGATGGTTTAGGACAAAGTCATGTGGGGCGTCTTCCATTAATCGGCACAAATCCGTTCCTTTTGATATAATTGTTTTACGATTTCCCCATGAAAGCATGGCTACCCAAAATCCAATTATTTCAATATCTTCAGGTTTTGTGAATCGGTGTGGAATTTGAATTGGATCTAGGTTAATGAAACTCAGGTTATTATAATGTGCCGAATAGCGCTCAAGTATCTCTTTAATTAGAATTTCATCCAAAAGTTAGTAAATTTAATTTTCCGGCCAAAAATACAAGGTTATGAACCAAATACGTTAACAACATCTAAACATTGCCTATGAAATTTCTGAGTTTAGAAGGTCTAATACCCGCATTCCTGATTGCATTCAAGCGGTTTCCAATCAGCCTCCTAATGGCTTATACAGCTGCCATGCTTTACTTATGGCTATCAAGAGAAGAGGAGCATTTTCAATCTTGGAGTCCCATTTTGTTTGGTCTTCATGTTGGCTTTCCCTTGCTTGTTTCGGCACAATTGATTCATGAATCCATATTTAGACAGAAAATACAAAGATGGATAATTTATTTTTTGGCTGTAATAATAGTCGTCTTTCTGTCCTTGTATATTAAGGATATAGATTCTCCGGAATATAGGTATGCTTGCTTTTTAAGTTTCATAACATCTATCCTGATGGTTTCATTCAATGGATTTTTCCTGGAAAGGAAGAACTCCACCTATTGGATATTTAATCAGGAAGTCTTTATCAGCCTTTTTTTGACCGTTTTATACACCATACTTTTAATTGCAGGACTTGAAGGTGCTGTTGCAGCCATAAGGGCATTATTTGAATTTAAATGGTATGAACAGATTTATTCCGATATTCCTATCCTGGTAATTGGATTTTTCAGTACCACCTATTGGGCCGCTAATGTTCCCGAAAAATTAATTCAAGAAAAGGAAGAGTTCGATTATTATAAACAGAATTTAATAGTTGTAAAATTTATCCTTATTCCTTTGACAATTTTGTATTTTTTGATTTTATAT is part of the Candidatus Vicinibacter affinis genome and encodes:
- a CDS encoding tetratricopeptide repeat protein, with translation MRKITFQILISTLTIASIIEIVGCREKNKESQPLGDNNDQVSIQWISQQINQNPNSDSLFIKRANLYLESQHADSAILDAKKAIELNPKNPEYYYFLSDAYILALDSKNALSVMDTAILLFPENLETLLKKTRLQLILKQYMNGLATLDKIFLMDPQNAYGYYLAGHIFYESGDTGRAINSYQKATDIDPELREAWIQLGDVMSILKNPLSIRYYDNAIRLDSNDVETLHNKAFTLQTLNRKGEAIQQYLSNIKSFPDFELSYYNLGLYYQSLDSIDKAITYLTHSINLNPSEPTTYYQRAKCFLAMNEKTKAKLDLDEAIKLNPEYVEAKKEQLKLK
- a CDS encoding Gfo/Idh/MocA family oxidoreductase, with amino-acid sequence MSNQYSRRVLLKLFGLSAGSITFPFNDLKNTVDAWFDAIDKYPVKPVERKITAITLGAGARGNTYGNYAIDFPDQIQIIGVAEPIPIRNERYATKHKIKEENRFVTWEHVFQKPKFADAIIITTPDHLHFEPCMKALEMGYDVLLEKPMAQSEKECRAILNKVKMTKRIVAICHVLRYAPYFIKLKELIHSGAIGELISIQHFEPIEHIHMSHSFVRGNWHNSKETTPIILAKSCHDLDIMRWLIGKKSKHIAAFGNLKWFTKTNAPEGSTNRCMDGCKVESSCPYSAKKIYYDKRSWTYVFDLPIKKEEQGNAILEYLKTTNYGRCVYRMENDQPDHIICSILFDNDITANFSMEAFTSYGGRRTRVMGSMGDIVGDMSKFTYTNFRTGKAIDWDNSLIEDGVYKHHGHGGGDYRLMNDWVAAVSAQNESLLTSTIEDSIESHIMGFAAEKSRLKKKIIPIKL
- a CDS encoding insulinase family protein, coding for MSIKNKKVVEAATNKPAPTESKPNLSNAVSNSSGLTTSLPSATKLTTVEGITEYSLPNGFRFLVFPDNSKQTITVNITYKVGSRHEAYGETGMAHLLEHLVFKGTPNHPDIPNELSSHGARPNGTTWYDRTNYFETFSATEENLKWALDLEADRMVNSYIAKKDLDKEMSVVRNEFESGENDPGGVLMERVMSTAFLWHNYGNTTIGSRSDIEKVPIERLQGFYKKYYQPDNSVLMVAGKVDEKKVVELVTEYFGKIPRPQRELIPTYTEEPVQDGERLVTLKRVGDVQVASCMYHIPPGSHPDAAAMDILTDILTIEPSGRLYKALVETKKASQIYGWCATLNEPGFVYFNSQVRKESNLEEAKNILLNTLDQLGSNPISKEEVERAKNKQLKDLEFLSLNTERLGTSISEYIGMGDWRLAFLYRDNIRKVTVEDVQRVAATYLKPSNRTVGLFIPEDKPNRAEIPQAPDIAALLNGYKGDPPKAQGEEFDPSPMNIESRTHRGQESKSIKWAFLPKTTKGNMVNATLTLRMGDEKSLKNMALVSQFTASMLDRGTKSLNRQQLKDEFDRLKARVNVFGSGGIVNVSVQTTKDNLPSVMKIVADMLKNPAFSEKEFEELRNEQLAGTEEQKSDPQALASNALSRHLNPYPKGDIRYVMTPEEEIEAIKALKLEELKKFHTDFYGANNSTMAVVGDFDESTIKTQVNKDFGKWNSKKPFARIEDKYIEVPKTELNIETPDKANAIFLAGCNLQIKDSDPEYAAMVMGNYILGGGFLNSRLATRIRQKEGISYGVGSMFSADALDKSGNFTVYAIYAPENRDKLEKAFKEEIGKMLNEGFTAKELEDAKSGILQSRKVNRSQDNSLANSLNRYNFLNRNFTFDEELDKKLSTLTVEELNQAMKKHINLDKISLFKGGDFANKIKKP
- a CDS encoding TIGR02757 family protein; this encodes MLIKEILERYSAHYNNLSFINLDPIQIPHRFTKPEDIEIIGFWVAMLSWGNRKTIISKGTDLCRLMEDAPHDFVLNHLDSDRKKFSTFIHRTFNAADSFYFLEFLQNWYGKNKSLESAFLPTFHHQDLKLEVLLEQFYHNFFSMDLVPGRTRKHVSRPSSGSRCKRLLMYLRWMVRKDQNGVDFGLWNNIKPSQLMIPLDVHVERTARRLGMLTRKQLDWKSVIEISDFCSRLRPEDPAYYDYGLFGISLENKILEKNI